The Fusarium keratoplasticum isolate Fu6.1 chromosome 8, whole genome shotgun sequence genome includes a region encoding these proteins:
- a CDS encoding MFS domain-containing protein: MEPQSPANAQLHSVWSEKRLIAICLFIALAQFQYGYDSAAIAGFQSMPGFLAVFGYVDPANPIGYNISTKVQTLLQSLISLGALAACIAIFKFGSFISPRVGLWIASLVGAVSVAAQIGSTSIAALYFGRILLGFSNGFYSTYSAIYIGESTPAYLRGAAIGMVVMQINLGALMGIVVDNSTQILTSRLSYQIPLAVMFAIPVLMTIGLIFLPETPRYYISKDQDDKAEAAIRKLRNITDEARLRDDIAIMKRAWLEETEMRSSTHLLDAFRGTDLRRTLLSIAAAVAQAATGVHFISAFSVYFFVQARIGSPFMWVTVSIAIALTGNLLSFPAVRFFNRRHLLITASAVNSVCMLGMAIAYTVSPVGSPSAGKVLVGLSIVFVWVYGLGQGPVLWALQTEIPSQRLRAQTVGFSQGASFLVSWLSAFCSPYFINPEALNWGPKYCYIWAGGNLILAIFTFFFIPETRGRSLEQLDELFEKKLAAWKFQSYITDLQQPDTDNFVTKKETKDDMQVYEIENRE; encoded by the exons ATGGAGCCACAGTCTCCTGCCAACGCTCAACTTCACTCCGTCTGGAGCGAGAAGCGATTGATTGCAATCTGCCTCTTCATCGCTCTGGCTCAATTCCAATACGGATACGATTCTGCCGCCATTGCAGGGTTCCAGTCTATGCCAGGATTTCTGGCCGTCTTTGGTTATGTCGAT CCAGCCAACCCCATCGGGTACAACATCAGCACCAAGGTGCAGACTTTGCTGCAGAGTCTGATCAGCCTCGGGGCTTTGGCAGCCTGCATCGCAATCTTCAAGTTCGGAAGCTTCATTAGCCCCAGGGTCGGCCTATGGATCGCGTCGTTGGTGGGTGCGGTCTCCGTCGCCGCTCAGATTGGGAGCACGAGTATCGCTGCGCTCTATTTCGGCCGTATCCTTCTCGGATTTTCGAACGGTTTCTACAGCACCTACTCGGCAATCTACATCGGAGAGTCAACCCCAGCGTATCTTCGAGGTGCGGCCATCGGCATGGTGGTAATGCAGATCAACCTCGGGGCGCTGATGGGGATTGTCGTCGACAACTCTACTCAAATTCTCACCAGCCGACTGTCTTATCAGATCCCGCTTGCTGTCATGTTTGCCATTCCGGTGCTGATGACCATTGGCTTGATATTTCTTCCAGAGACGCCCCGCTACTATATATCGAAAGACCAGGACGACAAAGCCGAAGCAGCTATCCGGAAACTGCGAAACATAACGGATGAAGCCCGACTACGCGACGATATTGCAATTATGAAGAGGGCCTGGCTTGAAGAGACCGAGATGCGCTCCTCGACACACCTGCTGGACGCCTTCCGCGGTACAGACCTCCGACGCACACTTCTTAGCATCGCAGCCGCTGTTGCTCAGGCGGCCACTGGCGTTCACTTTATCTCAGCCTTTTCGGTATACTTTTTCGTCCAGGCTCGAATTGGCAGCCCCTTCATGTGGGTAACGGTATCTATAGCGATCGCCCTAACGGGAAATCTGCTCTCTTTCCCGGCGGTGCGCTTCTTCAATCGCCGACATCTCCTGATAACTGCTTCGGCGGTGAACTCGGTGTGCATGCTGGGCATGGCGATTGCCTACACCGTCTCCCCTGTTGGGTCACCTTCTGCAGGAAAGGTCCTCGTGGGGCTGAGCATTGTCTTTGTCTGGGTATAcggccttggccaaggtCCTGTGCTATGGGCTCTTCAGACAGAGATACCGTCCCAAAGACTCCGGGCACAGACAGTTGGTTTCTCCCAAGGTGCCAGTTTTCTCGTTTCATGGTTAAGTGCCTTCTGCTCACCTTACTTTATCAACCCCGAGGCTCTCAACTGGGGCCCCAAGTACTGTTACATCTGGGCCGGAGGCAATTTGATtttggccatcttcaccttcttcttcattccAGAGACCAGAGGGAGAAGCTTGGAACAACTTGATGAGCTAtttgagaagaagctggctgcGTGGAAGTTCCAGTCCTACATCACAGACCTCCAGCAACCTGATACAGACAACTTTGTTACGAAGAAGGAGACAAAGGACGACATGCAGGTATATGAGATTGAGAACCGAGAGTGA
- a CDS encoding FAD-binding-3 domain-containing protein translates to MAQDPPFKVVIVGASVAGLSLANMLQANDIDFVVLEAYPSIAPQVGASIGLLPHGNRILDQLGLYEKILQVAEPVNTFSFREPSGLPLASYPDMDRNLIDRHGYPMIFLDRQTLIQTLYDNIRDKSKIVANKRVTTVNLGENGVTVLASDASMFQGDILIGADGIHSTVRGEMRRLANMTRPGWFDAGEEEEPPCDYNCIFGISRPCHGIVPGGLHEVFRNGSSYLISGGPNGRVYWFRFEKLSQRLYGTQIPRYSQKELEEALDRASNDPILPGLTFSTLVENRITAVLTHLPEYVYKKWHFGRAFTLGDSAHKLHPIGGHGGNAAIETAAALTNSLVDLLEKASSPLATTDITTLFNQVQTLRYPRVMAIKAYSHKKQLTESLDNSLQRLVALRLLPRVREQDVTRSYSAQIPASEKLNMLPLPYRKKLVPYKDELVAKPKARGTVRFIILGIYLTCSAVAFYLRWLSPSATELGNQINKVLAEGALEDDSLTLLQRARTGIPLIGDRVAFMAAAFVPGLRNPTQQLGCLQLYSLSQSLHPIMILTLEGFRGHFAVSVLTWYVLIRFPMSSLLMN, encoded by the exons ATGGCCCAGGATCCACCATTCAAAGTAGTAATTGTCGGAGCTAGTGTGGCTGGGCTCTCACTCGCCAACATGCTTCAGGCAAATGACATCGACTTTGTTGTCTTGGAAGCCTATCCGAGCATCGCTCCTCAAGTCGGTGCAAGTATAGGGTTGCTTCCCCATGGAAACCGGATTCTAGATCAACTGGGGCTCTATGAGAAAATCCTGCAAGTAGCGGAACCTGTCAACACATTTTCGTTTCGTGAGCCGTCTGGGTTGCCGCTGGCATCATATCCTGACATGGACCGTAACCTAATTGACCG ACACGGATACCCCATGATCTTTCTCGACCGTCAAACGTTGATACAAACCCTTTATGACAACATCAGGGACAAGTCAAAAATTGTGGCGAACAAACGTGTCACAACGGTCAATCTTGGCGAAAACGGTGTGACAGTATTGGCATCGGATGCTTCAATGTTTCAGGGTGACATCCTCATCGGCGCCGACGGTATCCACAGTACAGTCCGgggggagatgaggaggctcGCCAACATGACGCGTCCTGGTTGGTTTGACgcgggcgaggaagaag AACCTCCTTGCGATTACAATTGCATCTTTGGCATTTCCCGACCATGCCATGGCATCGTGCCCGGTGGGTTACATGAAGTGTTTCGCAACGGGTCTTCCTACCTGATTTCTGGTGGCCCAAATGGACGAGTGTACTGGTTTCGATTCGAGAAGCTATCCCAGAGGCTTTATGGTACACAAATTCCACGTTATAGCCAAAAAGAACTCGAGGAAGCGCTTGATCGGGCCTCGAATGACCCAATCCTGCCCGGGTTAACCTTTTCCACGCTGGTTGAGAACCGAATCACTGCAGTCTTGACTCATCTGCCCGAATATGTCTACAAGAAGTGGCATTTTGGCAGAGCTTTCACTCTCGGAGATTCTGCACACAAG CTCCATCCCATCGGAGGTCATGGAGGCAATGCGGCGATTGAGACTGCTGCTGCATTAACAAACTCCTTGGTCGATCTACTGGAAAAGGCCTCTTCCCCTCTGGCCACCACTGATATTACGACCCTTTTCAACCAGGTTCAAACGCTTCGATACCCTAGGGTGATGGCGATCAAGGCTTATTCACACAAGAAACAACTAACCGAGTCACTTGACAACTCATTACAAAGACTCGTCGCGTtacgccttcttcctcgagtCAGGGAGCAAGATGTCACTCGCAGTTACTCAGCTCAAATACCCGCCAGCGAAAAGCTCAACATGCTGCCGTTGCCATACCGAAAGAAGCTCGTGCCGTACAAAGATGAGCTGGTGGCCAAACCAAAAGCAAGAGGAACTGTTCGGTTCATAATACTTGGGATTTACCTGACATGCAGCGCTGTAGCCTTCTATCTCAGATGGCTGAGTCCTTCGGCAACAGAGCTTGGAAACCAGATCAACAAAGTGCTGGCCGAGGGCGCTCTTGAAGATGATTCCTTGACTCTCTTACAGAGGGCACGTACTGGAATCCCTTTGATTGGCGATCGAGTGGCTTTCATGGCTGCGGCGTTTGTGCCTGGACTAAGAAACCCAACACAACAACTCGGTTGCCTTCAGCTCTACTCTCTTAGCCAATCGCTCCATCCAATCATGATATTGACGCTTGAAGGCTTCCGAGGTCACTTTGCAGTCTCGGTCTTAACATGGTACGTGTTGATTCGGTTCCCAATGTCTTCTTTGCTGATGAATTGA
- a CDS encoding HET domain-containing protein, with translation MYLLYCSWDESSADLSISLKSCTGSIPKYAILSHRWAANPQDEVTFEDMTMRTETAKGKSGFKKIRGCCAQALRDGLHWVWIDTCCIDKRNSAELSEAINSMYSWYEKSEICYAYLEDVSSLAVNGKEFRKSSWFTRGWTLQELIAPAEVEFFTNNWVKIGAKSGLASTLAKITGVAKSALVNGVHAYKASVAENMSWGAHRKTTRAEDRAYSLMGIFGVNMPTLYGEGHRAFARLQHEIMRISHDHSIFAWQRKSLTAGLLAESPDEFAHSYACRPADYRAFTKTFAISKAKPDFAMTNFGLHIQLPLTPISGLDGYYVAYLACTASDQRRARIQDWGSRFTHQEWEYGDDEWVAIFLHRQPGGFPGQFTRTSFRNYMLGRGIVPTVKYESEPIWVSLNDDISPLLWKSSGPQISPFLQLPSFRPDREDILTIIMEQRFRHITILNVCPSEAFSGANEVSLKRFGDAHEWLAVMVVQNERGKDRMIVAFWVDQDHLIAGYGTALDSDDADTLHTRFLTTGCTLSEGLVTIPVGTPGESFNNKDGFFVSLECVGALAYRFVLGPGMRDGRIDFHAGMGIQINGECKVWLGGARPVSKSPSEAFFELYSSPRPAPANYGCLPVASHGIQERQRQPNTTYALPPGSHWVGSGIYGLPQGRQPPQSYELQHDPIPPEMEGSPPDY, from the coding sequence ATGTATTTGCTTTACTGCAGCTGGGACGAATCCTCCGCTGACCTGTCGATATCGCTCAAGTCATGCACTGGAAGCATCCCGAAGTACGCGATCCTCTCCCATCGATGGGCCGCAAACCCCCAAGACGAAGTCACCTTTGAAGACATGACTATGCGCACTGAGACAGCTAAGGGGAAGAGTGGCTTCAAAAAGATTAGAGGATGTTGTGCACAGGCGTTGCGAGACGGTCTTCACTGGGTCTGGATCGACACTTGCTGTATCGACAAGAGAAACAGCGCAGAGCTttccgaggccatcaactcgatGTATAGTTGGTACGAAAAGTCTGAGATATGCTATGCATACTTGGAGGATGTCTCCAGCCTGGCGGTCAACGGAAAAGAATTCAGAAAAAGCAGCTGGTTCACGAGGGGATGGACCCTGCAGGAACTCATTGCTCCAGCCGAGGTGGAATTCTTCACCAACAACTGGGTCAAGATCGGGGCCAAGTCAGGTTTGGCCTCTACTCTCGCCAAAATCACAGGGGTAGCTAAATCTGCCCTCGTCAATGGCGTACACGCATACAAGGCCAGTGTTGCAGAAAATATGTCTTGGGGGGCGCATAGGAAAACGACGAGGGCCGAAGATCGGGCATACTCGCTCATGGGGATTTTCGGAGTCAACATGCCAACCTTATATGGCGAAGGCCATCGCGCCTTCGCAAGGCTCCAGCACGAAATCATGCGGATATCCCACGACCACAGTATTTTTGCCTGGCAGAGGAAGAGCCTAACGGCCGGGTTGTTGGCTGAGTCGCCCGATGAGTTCGCCCACTCCTATGCTTGCCGTCCCGCCGACTACCGGGCATTCACCAAGACCTTTGCAATTTCGAAGGCGAAACCCGACTTCGCCATGACAAACTTCGGGTTGCATATTCAGCTGCCGCTGACACCCATATCAGGATTAGACGGGTACTACGTTGCCTATCTGGCATGCACTGCTTCCGATCAGAGACGGGCGCGCATACAGGACTGGGGTTCCAGATTCACGCACCAAGAATGGGAGTACGGAGATGACGAGTGGGTCGCGATATTCCTGCATCGTCAGCCAGGAGGATTTCCTGGGCAATTCACCAGAACTAGTTTCCGGAACTACATGCTTGGACGCGGGATCGTTCCTACTGTGAAATACGAATCAGAGCCCATCTGGGTGTCGTTGAATGATGACATCTCGCCCCTCCTATGGAAGTCTTCAGGGCCACAGATTTCTCCTTTCCTACAACTGCCATCTTTCAGACCAGATCGCGAAGACATATTGACTATCATTATGGAACAGCGATTCCGGCACATCACCATTCTCAACGTATGTCCGAGTGAGGCGTTCTCCGGTGCTAACGAGGTTTCGCTAAAAAGATTTGGCGACGCTCACGAATGGCTCGCCGTCATGGTCGTTCAAAACGAAAGGGGGAAGGACCGCATGATAGTTGCCTTCTGGGTAGATCAAGATCACCTTATTGCTGGGTATGGCACGGCCCTGGATAGCGACGATGCCGACACATTGCACACCAGGTTTTTGACGACAGGCTGTACGCTTAGCGAAGGCTTGGTCACGATCCCGGTTGGCACCCCGGGAGAATCCTTCAATAATAAGGACGGCTTTTTCGTATCACTGGAATGCGTGGGAGCACTGGCGTACCGCTTCGTTCTTGGGCCTGGTATGCGTGATGGAAGAATCGACTTTCATGCAGGAATGGGAATCCAGATTAATGGAGAATGTAAAGTGTGGCTAGGGGGTGCTAGACCAGTGTCCAAATCCCCATCCGAAGCTTTTTTTGAGCTGTACTCGAGCCCTAGGCCAGCGCCTGCCAACTACGGCTGTCTTCCAGTAGCATCTCATGGGATACAGGAGCGCCAAAGACAACCTAATACAACGTATGCCCTGCCACCAGGAAGCCATTGGGTGGGCTCTGGGATCTATGGGCTTCCACAGGGTCGTCAACCACCTCAAAGCTATGAATTGCAACATGACCCTATCCCACCTGAGATGGAAGGAAGCCCCCCAGATTATTAG
- a CDS encoding ADP-ribose 1''-phosphate phosphatase produces the protein MLDDTLLHLFSDAEENGNSWSDAGYLQHYQQHLSHLETGSKLSLLQELLCVRSPVPPLPEDILQKIDSILLRTRDHHILTQASSLTPSRTIRHEQGGATNLSLWRGDITTLTGITAITNATNGQMLGCFQPTHRCIDNIIHSRAGPRLRDECFQLMQDRDKDLGAGETLVTRGYDLPSSYVIHTVGPQLRRGASPTEVERRQLTRCYESVLDALELLPAEEAGRKAIALCCISTGLFAFPAKEAAEIAVLTVLSWLDNHPSTTITDIIFNTFTESDTGIYSKLFEALPEDWTPLSDKPKSTPLVGSLALAREWLDSADAVLVTAGAGLSAAEGLDYHSRSLFAENFPGFLKYGLTSLYSVFGYNDWPSEEHRWGYFFTHLNMVANWPKTPSYQALISRLNKFGPDAHVRTSNADGLFLANGWSEKQLSTPQGSYAYLQCLENCRVEATVRSASLVADAIPHLDEATQKLMDSSKVPRCKYCGAKMSICVRAGPWFNQAPFKEGEVAWKAWKSRILREKKKLVILELGVGMNTPGVLRWPNEDLVFKGNGLVKLVRVGLGPEAVVSWDQEDGELSTYVDGDISQIMPFLVGDA, from the coding sequence ATGCTCGACGATACTTTACTACACCTTTTCTCTGATGCAGAGGAGAATGGGAATAGCTGGTCTGATGCTGGTTATTTGCAGCATTATCAACAGCACTTATCCCACCTCGAAACTGGATCAAAATTAAGTCTTCTCCAAGAGTTACTTTGCGTTCGATCACCTGTGCCGCCTCTACCGGAAGATATTCTCCAAAAGATCGACTCAATCCTCTTGCGCACTAGAGATCACCATATCCTCACCCAAGCCTCCTCGTTGACTCCATCACGGACGATTCGACATGAACAAGGTGGAGCTACCAACCTTTCACTCTGGAGAGGAGATATCACCACCTTGACGGGTATCACTGCAATTACAAACGCCACCAACGGCCAGATGCTTGGATGTTTCCAGCCGACGCATCGGTGCATCGATAACATCATCCATTCGCGGGCAGGGCCTCGCTTGCGGGATGAGTGCTTCCAGCTCATGCAGGATAGGGacaaagaccttggcgcGGGTGAGACGCTTGTCACTCGTGGATATGATCTCCCTTCATCGTATGTAATTCATACGGTAGGCCCACAACTCCGTCGTGGTGCCTCCCCGACCGAGGTTGAGAGGAGACAGCTCACCAGATGCTACGAGTCTGTTCTTGACGCTCTGGAGCTGCTTccagctgaagaagctggtaGAAAGGCGATTGCACTCTGCTGTATTTCGACAGGACTGTTCGCGTTTCCAGCCAAAGAAGCAGCTGAGATTGCAGTCTTGACGGTATTGTCGTGGCTCGACAATCATCCATCAACGACAATAACCGACATCATTTTCAACACCTTTACCGAGTCTGACACTGGGATCTATTCAAAACTTTTTGAAGCTTTACCTGAAGACTGGACCCCTCTCAGTGACAAGCCCAAATCGACACCGCTTGTTGGatccttggctttggctcgCGAATGGCTCGACTCCGCAGACGCCGTGCTGGTGACTGCGGGTGCTGGACTATCGGCTGCTGAGGGCTTGGACTATCACTCTCGATCGCTGTTTGCGGAAAACTTCCCTGGGTTCCTCAAGTATGGGTTGACGTCCCTGTACAGCGTCTTTGGCTATAATGACTGGCCGTCAGAGGAGCATCGATGGGGCTACTTCTTTACTCATCTTAATATGGTGGCCAACTGGCCCAAGACGCCTTCTTACCAAGCCCTCATATCGCGGTTGAACAAGTTTGGCCCTGACGCCCACGTTCGCACATCCAACGCGGATGGATTGTTTTTGGCCAACGGCTGGTCAGAGAAGCAGTTGTCCACTCCTCAGGGCTCTTACGCATACCTACAGTGCTTGGAAAACTGCAGAGTCGAGGCCACAGTTCGATCCGCGTCTCTTGTTGCTGATGCGATCCCACACTTGGACGAGGCTACCCAGAAGTTGATGGACTCGAGCAAGGTTCCGCGGTGTAAATATTGTGGAGCGAAGATGAGCATTTGCGTTCGGGCGGGCCCATGGTTCAACCAAGCCCCCTTCAAAGAGGGTGAGGTTGCGTGGAAGGCCTGGAAGTCAAGAATTCTtcgagaaaagaagaagctggtgaTCCTGGAGCTTGGTGTCGGGATGAACACGCCTGGTGTTTTGCGATGGCCTAATGAGGACCTTGTTTTCAAGGGGAACGGCTTGGTCAAGCTAGTGCGCGTTGGACTAGGACCAGAGGCGGTTGTATCATGGGACCAAGAGGATGGAGAGCTGAGCACGTATGTGGATGGAGATATAAGCCAGATCATGCCTTTTTTGGTGGGCGATGCTTAG
- a CDS encoding PPPDE domain-containing protein, which produces MGFEALSKLAAAGEAAYHNLSKKWEDRKARYAHDEQDAKLREEIRLRNEFLGLVTSKMTGDSAYEMAPLRCDPRSNHKAVFLVTTPIAFGKFALSEASYKLLARHVGMSLNSVSHWAVCVIDRGLGKDYCYDLMSDRLELSALGKNYFRVAVITPEFIDTWSSCYYIGETTKSHQEIQDLGRHHMELNPRYHLLSNNCQHLVDTLVKELCNGKVISQAKLDEELSLASPKIARDLMIARLRSKMDVGGESEDSTSVKEYLGALKKHWGDK; this is translated from the exons ATGGGATTCGAGGCCCTTTCTAAACTCGCTGCGGCCGGTGAGGCTGCCTATCACAATCTGTCCAAGAAATG GGAGGACCGCAAAGCGCGATACGCCCATGATGAGCAGGATGCAAAGCTCAGAGAAGAGATTCGCTTGCGAAATGAGTTTCTCGGTCTGGTCACGAGCAAGATGACGGGTGACTCGGCTTACGAAATGGCTCCGCTAAGATGCGACCCTCGCAGCAATCACAAGGCCGTGTTCCTGGTGACGACGCCCATCGCGTTTGGAAAGTTTGCGTTGTCCGAGGCAAGCTACAAGCTCTTGGCCAGGCACGTCGGCATGAGTCTCAACAGTGTGAGCCACTGGGCTGTTTGCGTGATCGACAGGGGGCTGGGCAAGGATTACTGCTACGATTTAATGAGCGACCGTCTGGAATTGAGTGCCCTGGGCAAAAACTACTTTCGTGTCGCTGTGATTACGCCCGAGTTTATTGACACGTGGAGTTCTTGCTATTACATTGGCGAAACAACAAAGTCGCACCAGGAGATTCAGGATCTAG GCCGACATCACATGGAACTGAATCCTCGATATCATTTATTATCTAACAACTGCCAACATTTGGTGGACACACTTGTCAAGGAGCTATGCAACGGCAAGGTCATCAGTCAAGCCAAGTTGGACGAGGAACTATCTCTAGCCTCTCCAAAGATTGCGCGCGACCTGATGATAGCGCGGCTGAGATCTAAAATGGACGTGGGAGGTGAGAGCGAGGACAGTACCTCGGTTAAGGAATACTTGGGGGCATTAAAGAAGCACTGGGGAGATAAGTGA
- a CDS encoding NmrA domain-containing protein has protein sequence MSKILTVFGATGNQGGSVVRAILNDPALSKEFKIRGITRDVSKPAAKDLASKGVEVVSADMNTLEQAAPAVEGAHTVFLVTNYWETEKGNGEVAQGKVVADACKAAGVKHLIFSSLLDTNKISGGRLTHIKHFEGKAEIEEYIRQINVPATFVLPGFFMSNLFTMIRKNEEGGYAWSLPVSGDKAQVPLFNAGDDNGKFVKAAIKHFPDTLNKRIYAATDYYTPSRIISEFSEVIGKPATFNQIPSDAFKSFLSPHVAQEMLENMLLLEDPGYYNKADLKESADLLDDKPTTWKEFVQKYKAKWE, from the exons ATGTCCAAGATTCTCACTGTTTTTGGCGCCACTGGCAACCAGGGTGGTTCTGTTGTTCGAGCCATCCTCAACGACCCCGCTCTCTCCAAGGAGTTCAAGATTCGTGGCATCACCCGTGATGTTTCCAAGCCAGCTGCAAAGGACCTCGCCTCCAAGggtgttgaggttgtctCT GCCGACATGAACACTCTGGAGCAAGCTGCCCCCGCCGTCGAGGGCGCCCACACTGTTTTCCTCGTGACAAACTACTGGGAGACTGAGAAGGGCAACGGAGAAGTTGCCCAGGGCAAGGTTGTCGCCGATGCTTGCAAGGCTGCCGGTGTTAAGCACCTCATCTTTTCATCTCTTCTCGACACAAACAAGATTAGCGGAGGTCGCCTCACCCACATCAAGCATTtcgagggcaaggccgaGATTGAGGAGTACATTCGACAGATTAACGTCCCCGCCACTTTCGTCCTCCCTGGATTCTTCATGTCAAACCTGTTTACTATGATCCGCAAGAATGAAGAGGGTGGCTACGCCTGGTCTCTCCCGGTCTCGGGCGACAAGGCTCAGGTGCCTCTGTTCAATGCTGGTGACGACAATG GCAAgtttgtcaaggctgctATCAAGCACTTCCCTGACACCCTCAACAAGCGAATCTACGCTGCTACCGACTACTACACTCCCTCTCGCATCATCTCCGAGTTCTCCGAGGTTATTGGCAAGCCCGCTACCTTTAACCAGATTCCTTCAGATGCCTTCAAGtccttcctctcccctcACGTCGCCCAGGAGATGCTGGAGAacatgctgctgctggaggacCCCGGCTACTACAACAAGGCGGACCTCAAGGAGAGCGCTGACCTGTTGGACGACAAGCCCACCACGTGGAAGGAGTTTGTCCAGAAGTACAAGGCCAAGTGGGAATGA
- a CDS encoding NAAA-beta domain-containing protein has translation MSTAAEIPRFVVDLSQPPEERYAHIVPHFQGSDISCNINTVFNDLLKDLLGQTFGKFMASVSPRILRRVYMPEENAELRGISKAMGVPMHALVAFNVLLDILLGCTSGGVRTLNLADGPDQQSSRMLHFRTLDWGMDLLRQIIVELDFVRKTGGPVIATTVTYLGYVGVLTGVRKGLSMGLNFRPYHCRDTLRQRVSFRMHQVKVILGKRRSISSVLRGLLLDPTPGEDILTHQEPDTDATASEIQDCHIQEILKTLSASRSTAAYLVFCTPERVYVVEKDDRKSLVRDSDTFLTAFNHDGHDEKDPTKLQQAAADLASGDDGTAMAALVDGSLERKDHLDRLWKKRVKKCQRRFGHQDPIITFRDILRFLQDDNILVDETHYAVIMDPGNGKMLWRRLYKAEESTDDSSQDENDDGQESVILTD, from the coding sequence ATGTCGACAGCCGCCGAGATCCCCAGATTCGTGGTCGACCTCTCGCAGCCGCCAGAGGAGCGCTATGCACACATCGTGCCTCATTTCCAAGGCTCCGATATCTCATGCAACATAAACACTGTTTTCAACGACCTTCTCAAAGACCTGCTTGGCCAGACTTTTGGAAAGTTTATGGCTTCTGTATCCCCACGTATCCTGCGCCGAGTATACATGCCAGAGGAGAATGCCGAGTTGAGGGGGATATCCAAGGCCATGGGCGTTCCCATGCACGCTCTAGTCGCCTTCAATGTTCTTCTGGATATATTGCTAGGATGCACCAGCGGCGGTGTACGTACCTTGAACCTAGCCGATGGTCCAGACCAGCAATCAAGCCGCATGCTTCACTTCCGGACTCTCGACTGGGGCATGGATCTTCTGAGGCAGATCattgttgagcttgacttTGTTCGGAAAACTGGAGGCCCCGTGATTGCGACCACAGTCACCTATCTCGGCTATGTTGGAGTCTTGACAGGAGTCAGAAAGGGTCTTAGCATGGGCTTGAACTTTCGGCCATACCATTGCAGAGACACCTTGAGACAACGCGTCTCCTTCAGAATGCACCAGGTCAAGGTGATTCTTGGTAAAAGAAGATCCATCTCAAGCGTCTTGCGAGGTTTACTACTAGATCCCACTCCCGGGGAAGACATCCTGACCCATCAAGAGCCCGACACCGACGCGACAGCATCAGAAATCCAAGACTGTCATATTCAGGAAATATTGAAGACACTTTCCGCCTCCAGATCAACTGCAGCCTACCTTGTCTTTTGCACACCTGAAAGAGTCTACGTTGTCGAAAAGGATGATCGCAAATCGCTTGTTCGCGACTCTGATACCTTCCTAACAGCATTCAACCACGACGGCCACGACGAAAAGGATCCTACGAAGCTCCAACAGGCCGCTGCAGACCTAGCCTCGGGAGACGACGGAACCGCAATGGCAGCGCTCGTTGATGGCTCGTTGGAGAGGAAGGATCATCTAGACCGCCTCTGGAAAAAGCGAGTCAAAAAGTGTCAACGACGGTTCGGCCATCAAGATCCAATCATCACTTTCCGCGATATCCTCCGATTCCTACAAGATGACAACATACTGGTTGATGAAACGCATTATGCAGTTATCATGGACCCAGGAAATGGCAAGATGCTTTGGCGAAGGCTCTACAAAGCTGAGGAGTCAACCGATGACTCTAGTCAGGATGAAAATGATGACGGACAGGAGTCGGTAATTTTGACTGATTGA